The genomic region TGGAAAGCTGCACTAAAATCAAGAAGCCCCCCCTGGAAAACAGGATTATTGTTTACACCTACGCCAAGCTGTGGAGAATTTGCCTGAAGCTCCAATTCTGGGCGAACCGTTGTAACCTCCTGCTGTAGGAGTAACCCTTATTGGAGGTGTGGCATTATTCTGGTCATAGTACCAAACGGTAGAGCCTGTGCTATTACCAATCTTTACGTATGTATTAGACTGTACCTGAACAGCGTTTCCGGATGTGTAATTAACTTTACCATTTACTAACAGGCCGATTTTTACTCCGCCTACAGTAAAGGTACCGGAATTATGTATAACCTGCACCTGGTAGCTGCCTTTAATAGTAAGGTCACCGCCGCAGGCAACAGGGCCTTCAGTTTCATTTGTTATAAGAGTAAGGCCGTTT from Flavobacterium sp. J372 harbors:
- a CDS encoding choice-of-anchor A family protein, encoding MTNETEGPVACGGDLTIKGSYQVQVIHNSGTFTVGGVKIGLLVNGKVNYTSGNAVQVQSNTYVKIGNSTGSTVWYYDQNNATPPIRVTPTAGGYNGSPRIGASGKFSTAWRRCKQ